A window of Populus trichocarpa isolate Nisqually-1 chromosome 17, P.trichocarpa_v4.1, whole genome shotgun sequence genomic DNA:
ATGCCACCGATAATTTCAGCGAGAACAATGTCATCGGACAGGGAAAGATGGGGATGCTGTACAAGGCATCATTGCCTAATGGTTATGTCCTTGCAGTGAAGAAGTTGCATGACTATCAGTTCCTTGAAGAACAATTTATATCAGAGTTGAAGATACTTGGTTCATTGAGACATATCAACGTACTTCCACTGTTGGGGTTTTGCGTTGAGTCAAACCAAAGGTTTCTGGTTTACAATTATATGCCAAATGGTAACCTTTATGATTGGCTACATCCCATGGAAGAAGGTCGGGAAAAAGCTATGGAATGGGGTGTGAGGGTTAAAGTCGCCGTCGGATTAGCAAGAGGCTTGGCATGGCTTCATCAGAACTGTCATACCGTCAAAATAATCCATCTTGACATTAGCTCAAAATGCATATTACTTGATCAGAACTTCCAGCCCAAGTTATCAAATTTTGGAGAGGCAATGCTCATGAGTTCGACCTGCGCTTCCTCCGTAAATAGTGAGTTTTGGGAGATGGCATTTGTGAAGGAAGATGTGCATGGATTTGGAGTTGTGCTTCTTGAGATGATTACTGGGGTGGATCCTAGCAACATGACTGGTTCCTCAAACAATGTTCTTAATGAATGGATTGGTCATCTTTCGAGCAGTTCGGATTTTCATGGCGCGATAGATAAGTCTCTGATCGGGCAAGGATTTGACGCTGAGATCATTCAGCTGCTTAAAGTTGCATGTACCTGTGTTGATCCCATTCCAGATCGAAGACCCCGATAATGGTTCAAGTGTACGAAGACATAAAAGCAATAAGGGACAGATGTGACCTAGTAGATGATTCATCGATGCTAATGCAACCTGAAATTTGCCCCGCTAC
This region includes:
- the LOC18109094 gene encoding probably inactive leucine-rich repeat receptor-like protein kinase At5g48380 produces the protein MMMLMVKRKHKITDDDQAGSSPTRGLLEEGIKEISMLEKRVTRMSYADLNDATDNFSENNVIGQGKMGMLYKASLPNGYVLAVKKLHDYQFLEEQFISELKILGSLRHINVLPLLGFCVESNQRFLVYNYMPNGNLYDWLHPMEEGREKAMEWGVRVKVAVGLARGLAWLHQNCHTVKIIHLDISSKCILLDQNFQPKLSNFGEAMLMSSTCASSVNSEFWEMAFVKEDVHGFGVVLLEMITGVDPSNMTGSSNNVLNEWIGHLSSSSDFHGAIDKSLIGQGFDAEIIQLLKVACTCVDPIPDRRPR